A genomic segment from Gossypium hirsutum isolate 1008001.06 chromosome D04, Gossypium_hirsutum_v2.1, whole genome shotgun sequence encodes:
- the LOC107959468 gene encoding probable serine/threonine-protein kinase WNK7 — protein MVGAGSAGDGGAHAEPPDPDILEIDPTSRYIRYNEVLGKGAFKTVYKAFDEANGIEVAWSQVRIDEVLQKPEDLERLYSEVRLLKSLKHSNIVRFYNSWIDDKKKTVNIITELFTSGSLRQYRKKHKKVDMKAVKSWARQVLAGLIYLHGHDPPIIHRDLKCDNIFINGNQGEVKIGDLGLATVLEQSNAKSVIGTPEFMAPELYDESYNELVDIYSFGMCMLEMVTFEYPYSECRNSAQIYKKVSSGIKPAALSKVKDQEMKLFIEKCLVPVPQRLSAKELLMDPFLQANASAKNHPLSLPDIVMPKMGAFGDRCLVSEVPASTKNRPSSADLNSDSELPVIKFLDNSTGIEVRRSNKGNIFLLKGEANDENSVSLILRIADKNGRVRNIHFLFFLDSDTALSVSSEMVEQLELSDQNDAFIAELIDLLLLNLIPTWKPCVPIDHLVPPRKQSSRDNLCSLQDHDAITLGASDESTRPGSCYVKYNGKMSHANMMGENSGSEMSLGSANSNDLNDKLSSIPSIMSAELGPVGSDGCVTGAELSVDAQTKLMNPVSSSPCDEDEDEELRMELEMIELQYQEAMKDISKKRHEAIMDTRRRLSQKKIQSD, from the exons ATGGTAGGAGCAGGAAGTGCAGGAGATGGTGGTGCACATGCAGAGCCCCCTGATCCTGATATTCTTGAGATCGATCCCACTTCGCGGTACATAAGG TATAATGAAGTGCTCGGGAAAGGTGCCTTCAAGACAGT TTACAAGGCATTTGATGAAGCTAATGGCATTGAAGTTGCATGGAGCCAAGTTCGGATTGATGAGGTCCTACAGAAGCCAGAAGACTTGGAGAGACTGTATTCTGAAGTGCGACTCTTGAAATCGTTGAAACATAGTAATATTGTGCGGTTTTACAATTCTTGGATTGACGATAAAAAGAAGACAGTCAATATTATAACTGAGTTGTTCACCTCAGGAAGTCTCAGGCA GTATCGTAAGAAACACAAGAAGGTTGATATGAAAGCAGTGAAGAGTTGGGCAAGACAGGTTTTAGCTGGTTTAATATACCTGCATGGTCATGACCCGCCAATTATACATAGAGATTTGAAGTGTGataacatattcatcaatggcaaccaAGGTGAAGTTAAAATTGGTGACCTTGGGTTGGCTACTGTTTTGGAGCAATCTAATGCTAAAAGTGTTATAG GAACCCCTGAGTTTATGGCGCCTGAGCTGTATGACGAGAGTTACAATGAGTTGGTTGATATTTATTCCTTTGGAATGTGCATGCTGGAGATGGTGACTTTTGAATATCCTTACAGTGAGTGTAGAAACTCAGCTCAGATCTATAAAAAGGTTTCATCt GGAATAAAGCCTGCTGCCCTTTCTAAGGTTAAGGATCAAGAGATGAAACTATTTATTGAGAAGTGTTTAGTTCCAGTGCCTCAAAGATTATCGGCGAAGGAGCTTTTAATGGACCCCTTTCTTCAGGCAAATGCATCAGCAAAGAATCATCCTTTGTCACTCCCTGATATTGTTATGCCCAAAATGGGAGCTTTTGGAGATCGCTGCCTCGTGTCAGAAGTACCTGCTTCCACAAAGAATAGACCATCCTCTGCGGATCTTAACAGTGATAGTGAGCTGCCTGTTATCAAATTTCTCGATAATTCCACGGGCATTGAGGTCCGAAGGTCAAACAAAGGCAACATTTTCTTGTTAAAAGGAGAGGCAAATGATGAAAACTCTGTATCATTAATACTTCGAATAGCTGATAAGAATG GACGTGTGAGAaatattcattttctcttcttccttGATAGTGATACTGCCCTCTCAGTTTCAAGCGAAATGGTAGAGCAACTGGAATTATCTGATCAAAATGATGCGTTCATAGCAGAATTGATTGATCTGTTATTACTGAATCTCATCCCCACTTGGAAACCTTGTGTCCCCATTGATCATCTGGTTCCTCCTAGAAAACAGTCTTCAAGAGATAATCTGTGCTCTCTGCAAGACCATGATGCCATCACTTTAGGAGCATCTGACGAATCAACAAGGCCAGGTTCTTGTTATGTGAAATATAATGGAAAAATGTCTCACGCCAATATGATGGGAGAAAATTCTGGTTCCGAGATGTCATTAGGTTCTGCAAACTCTAATGATTTGAACGATAAACTTAGCTCCATTCCATCTATAATGTCTGCTGAATTAGGGCCTGTGGGCAGTGATGGATGTGTAACTGGAGCAGAATTATCGGTTGATGCTCAGACTAAGCTTATGAATCCAGTATCTTCGTCTCCTtgtgatgaagatgaagatgaggaGTTAAGAATGGAGCTGGAAATGATTGAGCTGCAGTATCAGGAGGCAATGAAAGACATATCCAAGAAAAGACATGAAGCTATCATGGACACAAGAAGAAGATTGTCCCAGAAGAAAATTCAATCAGACTAG